A section of the Streptococcus oriscaviae genome encodes:
- a CDS encoding Cof-type HAD-IIB family hydrolase, which yields MIQLIALDMDGTLLNDQKELTPRQIEAIHKAVDAGVKIVLCTGRPLIGVKPFIQQLGFDQEEEYIIVNNGCSTHSTKDWSLLDWEELKPEDIIYLASFLEGSSMQLSLFDQDHYYILEEKANEFARADANLVYTEPVTISLEEASSGKQPIFEAMFIGSKEDTDRFEARHNSQLSQTFSTVRSQDVLLEILPEGASKASGLKKLAEKLNIQPDHIMAMGDANNDLEMLEFAGLAVAMGNANEAVKAIADDVTTSNNHDGVAKAIEKYILNQ from the coding sequence ATGATTCAACTCATCGCCCTTGACATGGACGGAACGCTTTTAAACGACCAAAAAGAGCTGACTCCACGTCAGATTGAGGCTATCCATAAGGCTGTTGATGCCGGAGTAAAAATTGTCCTTTGTACCGGCCGCCCTCTCATCGGGGTCAAACCGTTTATCCAGCAGTTGGGCTTTGACCAAGAAGAAGAGTATATCATTGTCAACAACGGCTGCTCCACTCACTCTACCAAGGACTGGTCCTTGCTAGACTGGGAGGAACTCAAGCCAGAAGACATTATCTATCTGGCTAGTTTTTTGGAAGGTTCTTCTATGCAGCTCAGCCTTTTTGACCAGGACCATTACTATATCCTTGAAGAAAAAGCCAATGAATTTGCTCGCGCAGATGCCAATTTGGTCTACACCGAGCCTGTAACCATCAGCTTAGAAGAGGCTAGCTCAGGTAAGCAGCCTATCTTTGAGGCGATGTTCATTGGAAGCAAGGAGGACACAGACCGTTTTGAAGCAAGGCATAATAGTCAACTGAGTCAAACATTCTCAACCGTTCGCTCTCAGGATGTCTTACTAGAAATCTTGCCAGAAGGTGCCAGCAAGGCTTCCGGACTCAAGAAACTCGCGGAGAAACTCAACATCCAGCCTGACCATATCATGGCGATGGGCGACGCTAACAACGACCTTGAAATGTTAGAATTTGCAGGATTAGCCGTCGCTATGGGCAATGCCAATGAGGCTGTCAAAGCAATCGCAGATGATGTCACTACAAGCAACAATCACGATGGTGTTGCCAAAGCTATTGAAAAATATATTTTAAACCAGTAA
- the pepT gene encoding peptidase T — translation MKYPTLLERFLVYVKENTRSDERSTTTPSTQNQVEFAQNILLPEMKRIGLTDVHYLPNGFAVGTLPANDPDLTRKIGFISHMDTADFNAENVSPQLIENYDGQAIVLGTSGYELHPKDFPQLANYKGQTLITTDGTTLLGADDKSGIAEIMTAIEFLVQNPDIKHCEIRVGFGPDEEIGVGADKFDVEDFNVDFAYTMDGGPLGELQYETFSAAAATIDFLGRNVHPGSAKDQMINAFQLAIDFHNRLPEGDRPEKTDGYQGFFHLMNIEGSVDTASASYIIRDFEEEDFLARKQLMLDIADQMNAAFDSPRVIVKLHDQYYNMKKIIEKDMTPVHIAKEAMENLGIKPLIEPVRGGTDGSKISFMGIPTPNIFAGGENMHGRFEFVSLETMEKAVDVILGIVSHRG, via the coding sequence ATGAAATACCCTACCCTTTTAGAACGTTTTCTTGTTTATGTTAAGGAAAATACTCGGTCAGACGAGCGGTCTACTACCACACCCAGCACTCAAAATCAGGTCGAATTTGCCCAGAACATTCTACTCCCTGAGATGAAGCGGATTGGACTGACGGATGTTCACTATCTACCAAATGGCTTTGCCGTAGGAACCCTGCCTGCCAACGACCCTGACCTGACCCGCAAGATTGGTTTTATTTCCCATATGGACACGGCCGATTTCAACGCAGAGAATGTTTCACCACAGCTTATTGAAAACTACGATGGACAAGCGATTGTCCTTGGTACATCTGGCTATGAACTGCATCCTAAAGACTTCCCTCAGTTGGCTAATTATAAGGGGCAGACCCTCATCACCACTGATGGCACAACTCTTTTGGGAGCAGATGACAAATCAGGCATCGCTGAAATCATGACGGCTATTGAGTTTCTAGTGCAAAATCCAGACATTAAACACTGCGAAATCCGAGTTGGCTTTGGTCCTGATGAAGAAATTGGTGTTGGTGCAGATAAATTTGATGTCGAAGACTTTAACGTAGACTTTGCCTATACGATGGACGGCGGACCGCTCGGCGAACTCCAGTACGAAACCTTCAGCGCGGCTGCCGCAACTATCGACTTTCTGGGCCGAAATGTCCATCCCGGCTCTGCCAAGGACCAAATGATTAACGCGTTCCAGCTAGCTATTGACTTCCACAATCGCCTGCCAGAAGGGGACCGACCTGAAAAAACAGATGGCTACCAGGGCTTCTTCCATCTCATGAATATTGAAGGTAGCGTGGACACTGCTTCAGCCAGCTATATTATCCGCGATTTTGAAGAAGAAGACTTCCTTGCCCGCAAACAGCTCATGTTGGATATTGCTGACCAAATGAACGCCGCCTTTGATAGTCCGCGTGTCATTGTTAAACTCCATGATCAGTACTACAACATGAAAAAGATTATCGAAAAAGACATGACACCAGTTCATATCGCCAAGGAAGCCATGGAAAATTTAGGCATCAAACCGCTCATTGAACCTGTCCGCGGCGGAACAGATGGCTCTAAAATCTCCTTTATGGGAATTCCAACACCAAATATTTTTGCTGGCGGCGAAAACATGCACGGTCGATTTGAATTTGTCAGCCTTGAAACCATGGAAAAGGCCGTTGACGTTATTCTGGGGATTGTTTCCCACCGCGGTTAA
- a CDS encoding AEC family transporter — translation MVIVVTRAIGFVLVIALGYVMKKRGVIRREDASIFSSLVMNVTLPCAILASTQALVWEGYLILPLFLGLLANLILDAVGYWEAKKSGRRAAVGLMQLSGYNIGTFTLPFVQAFFPPAALVSVLLFDAGNALMVLGGNYSLAASLDKKEKGLSLRGFAQNLYRSIPFLVYLTAVLLAAFQVGLPKEITALVSIAGNANPFLAMLMLGILLDLDVDSRELLRLFKLLTLRLGTNLLLGFVFYLFLPLPELVRQLLLVCLASPISVVAPVYALKLGSNSSEPANLNSLSILVSLLLMMLLLFFFA, via the coding sequence ATGGTAATAGTAGTGACGCGGGCCATAGGGTTTGTCTTGGTTATCGCCCTTGGCTATGTGATGAAAAAAAGAGGAGTGATTCGGAGAGAAGATGCCAGCATCTTCTCGAGTCTGGTAATGAACGTGACCCTGCCCTGTGCTATTTTGGCTTCGACTCAGGCCTTGGTATGGGAAGGGTATCTGATTTTACCGCTTTTTTTAGGCCTTCTTGCCAATCTTATTTTAGATGCAGTTGGCTATTGGGAAGCTAAAAAGAGCGGGCGCAGGGCTGCGGTTGGCTTAATGCAGTTGTCTGGCTATAATATTGGAACCTTTACTCTGCCCTTTGTTCAGGCCTTTTTTCCACCGGCAGCCTTGGTGAGTGTGCTTTTGTTTGATGCAGGAAACGCCCTCATGGTTTTAGGTGGAAATTACAGCTTGGCAGCTAGTTTGGACAAAAAAGAAAAAGGCTTGAGTCTAAGAGGTTTTGCTCAAAACCTTTATCGCTCCATCCCCTTTTTAGTCTATCTGACAGCCGTGTTGCTGGCAGCTTTTCAGGTCGGGCTCCCCAAGGAAATCACCGCTTTGGTGTCCATAGCTGGCAATGCCAATCCCTTTCTAGCCATGCTGATGCTGGGCATCCTTTTGGATTTGGATGTAGATAGTCGTGAATTGCTGCGCTTGTTCAAGCTGCTGACTCTTAGATTAGGAACTAACTTGCTACTTGGCTTTGTCTTTTATTTGTTCTTGCCCCTGCCTGAGTTGGTTCGTCAGCTTTTGTTGGTCTGCTTAGCCTCTCCGATCTCTGTGGTGGCGCCAGTCTACGCCCTCAAACTAGGCAGCAACTCCTCTGAACCAGCCAATCTTAACTCCCTCTCGATTCTGGTCAGCCTTTTGCTTATGATGTTGCTCTTATTTTTCTTTGCCTGA
- a CDS encoding DUF1304 domain-containing protein — translation MSLITSVLASVVALEHLYILYLETFATQSDATSRVFGMEKEELQRPSVSALFKNQGVYNGLLALFLFYGIVTGNREIVTIFVLFVIGAASYGAVSSSPKILLTQGGPAILTFISLLLFK, via the coding sequence ATGTCACTTATCACCAGTGTTCTGGCCTCTGTGGTCGCTTTAGAACACCTCTACATCCTCTATTTAGAAACCTTCGCTACCCAGTCAGACGCCACTAGTCGTGTCTTTGGGATGGAAAAAGAAGAACTTCAACGTCCATCTGTTTCCGCCCTTTTTAAGAATCAAGGAGTTTACAACGGTCTTTTAGCCCTCTTTCTCTTTTATGGAATTGTCACGGGCAATCGGGAAATCGTAACAATCTTTGTCCTCTTTGTCATTGGAGCAGCTAGCTACGGTGCTGTCAGTTCCAGTCCCAAAATTCTTTTAACTCAAGGCGGACCAGCTATTTTGACATTTATCAGCCTGTTGCTGTTTAAATAG
- a CDS encoding MarR family winged helix-turn-helix transcriptional regulator: MKNIANLLYQLKLAEERITTLFEKQLGISLTRYQLLTILLDDAPCSQHVLEEKLQIDRAAITRHLKILEEEGYISRQRNPRNQREMEVVPTSKAISDMVSHPQEQHLLVRKAMEAILTEEEGAILSQLLEKLQVGVQNLPLNI, translated from the coding sequence ATGAAGAACATCGCAAACTTGCTCTATCAATTAAAATTGGCAGAAGAACGGATTACAACTCTTTTTGAAAAACAGCTTGGTATCAGTCTAACTCGCTACCAACTGTTGACGATTTTATTGGATGATGCTCCTTGTTCCCAGCATGTGCTTGAGGAAAAACTCCAGATTGATCGAGCTGCTATCACCAGACACTTGAAAATCTTGGAGGAAGAAGGCTATATCAGCCGCCAGCGGAACCCTCGAAACCAACGAGAGATGGAGGTTGTACCAACGTCCAAGGCTATTTCTGATATGGTTAGTCATCCTCAAGAACAACATCTCCTCGTCAGAAAAGCCATGGAAGCTATCTTAACTGAAGAAGAAGGCGCCATCCTCAGCCAGCTTCTGGAAAAATTGCAAGTAGGTGTTCAAAATCTCCCCCTGAACATATGA
- a CDS encoding threonine/serine exporter family protein: protein MEASPKLDQVIDVLMLAGAILSQSGAEIHRIEDTMIRIAQSQGIENANVLAIPAAIFVSIDHTNISRMKRIVHSNHDMQKVCDVNQVSRSLVAGDIDLEEAMAALQRIKNQPLPYTSLQVSLAATIAAPFFTIMFGGGILEALGAACATGLAFPLSLWIDKLIRIDFVAKFVGALVFSLTAYLLARHAPFPLNPNLINAGAVMPFVPGIAFTNAVRDLMTNHINSGMAKIFQTLLVILSLGAGTAAALLLMG, encoded by the coding sequence ATGGAAGCAAGCCCTAAACTTGATCAGGTTATCGATGTCCTGATGTTGGCAGGAGCCATTCTTTCTCAAAGCGGTGCGGAAATCCATCGAATCGAAGACACTATGATTCGGATTGCCCAATCTCAGGGCATTGAAAATGCAAACGTCCTTGCCATTCCTGCAGCGATTTTCGTTTCTATTGATCACACCAATATTTCTCGCATGAAACGGATTGTTCATTCCAATCATGATATGCAAAAGGTTTGCGATGTCAATCAGGTATCGCGTTCCTTAGTTGCAGGGGATATTGACCTAGAAGAAGCAATGGCTGCTCTGCAACGGATTAAAAATCAGCCGCTTCCGTATACTTCTCTCCAAGTCAGCCTAGCTGCGACCATCGCCGCTCCTTTTTTTACCATTATGTTTGGTGGCGGTATTTTGGAGGCTCTTGGAGCAGCCTGTGCAACCGGACTCGCCTTTCCTTTATCACTCTGGATTGACAAGTTAATTCGTATTGATTTTGTTGCAAAGTTTGTCGGCGCTCTAGTATTTTCTCTGACTGCCTACCTGTTGGCTCGCCACGCTCCTTTTCCTCTCAATCCAAACCTGATAAATGCCGGAGCTGTCATGCCATTTGTTCCAGGAATAGCCTTTACCAATGCTGTTCGTGATTTGATGACCAATCATATCAATTCTGGTATGGCCAAAATTTTTCAGACCCTTTTGGTCATCCTCTCTTTAGGAGCTGGAACCGCTGCTGCACTGTTGTTGATGGGGTGA
- a CDS encoding threonine/serine exporter family protein, with amino-acid sequence MDIITFLLQALASYIAIAAFLIVLNVQKQMVIPGGILGMSVWLIYYLLLEPTNVIVATFTAAVIGSCASQVMSIVLKTPSVIFALAILAPLVPGYRAYMTTTYFVSGNHSEALVNTTTVIILALVIPIGMASGTVLLRLYKYIQKRFKEA; translated from the coding sequence ATGGATATTATCACATTTTTACTGCAAGCCTTGGCGAGCTACATCGCTATCGCAGCCTTCCTGATTGTTTTAAATGTACAAAAACAGATGGTGATTCCTGGAGGTATCTTGGGGATGTCTGTCTGGCTGATTTACTATCTGCTTTTAGAGCCTACCAATGTGATTGTTGCTACCTTCACAGCTGCCGTCATTGGTTCTTGTGCCAGTCAGGTTATGAGTATTGTCCTCAAAACCCCGTCTGTCATCTTTGCTCTGGCTATTTTGGCACCGCTAGTTCCAGGCTACCGGGCCTATATGACGACCACCTATTTCGTATCTGGCAATCACTCTGAAGCCCTTGTTAATACAACAACCGTTATTATCTTGGCCCTTGTTATTCCAATCGGCATGGCAAGTGGCACCGTGCTTCTGCGCTTGTATAAATACATTCAAAAACGCTTCAAAGAAGCTTGA
- a CDS encoding cation diffusion facilitator family transporter, with product MNTQIQNLKTAEHGALISIAAYILLSGLKLAAGSIFHSDALTADAFNNISDIIGNVAVLIGLRMAQKPADTDHKFGHWKMEDLASLITSFIMFVVGFQVLHATIQKLLSKEAVEIDIMGASVGIVSAAIMFAVYLYNKRLAKQVNSKALEAAAKDNLSDAVTSIGTSVAVFAAAANFPIVDKIAAIIITFFILKTAHEIFMESFFTLSDGFDEELLNRYKIDILKLPKVVAVKSQRGRTYGANIYLDIVLEMNPDLSVYESHEVTEQVEQLLKLKHGVFDVDIHVEPSDLPHDEIYEHVYDKLYRFEAEIQAHEKGYQNLIDDNYLLIDAKGRYLNKEEMLKQHPVQTTYLTNYQMASISQKSKLVTFEIGDYVHTSLWRRHEVWQVVFHQISKKQD from the coding sequence ATGAACACTCAAATTCAAAACCTCAAAACGGCTGAACACGGAGCCCTCATCTCCATCGCAGCCTATATCCTTCTTTCAGGGCTCAAATTGGCAGCAGGCTCCATCTTTCATTCGGACGCCTTGACAGCCGATGCTTTTAACAATATCTCTGATATTATCGGTAACGTAGCGGTTCTGATTGGTCTGAGGATGGCACAAAAGCCTGCTGATACGGATCACAAGTTTGGCCACTGGAAAATGGAGGACTTGGCCAGCCTCATTACTTCCTTCATCATGTTTGTCGTTGGATTTCAGGTTCTGCACGCGACCATCCAAAAATTATTGAGCAAGGAAGCCGTCGAAATTGACATCATGGGAGCCAGCGTTGGAATTGTATCTGCGGCTATCATGTTTGCTGTCTATCTCTACAACAAGCGCCTAGCAAAACAGGTCAATTCCAAGGCACTGGAGGCTGCGGCCAAGGACAATCTGTCAGATGCCGTTACCTCTATCGGTACCTCTGTTGCGGTCTTTGCGGCGGCTGCCAACTTTCCCATTGTGGATAAGATTGCCGCTATTATCATCACCTTCTTCATCCTCAAAACAGCCCATGAAATTTTTATGGAGAGCTTTTTCACCCTGTCGGATGGTTTTGATGAAGAACTCCTGAACCGCTACAAGATTGACATCCTCAAGTTGCCCAAGGTTGTTGCCGTCAAGTCCCAGCGCGGGCGAACCTATGGGGCCAATATCTATCTGGATATTGTATTAGAGATGAATCCAGATTTGTCTGTCTATGAAAGCCATGAGGTAACTGAGCAGGTTGAACAGCTCCTCAAACTCAAACATGGTGTCTTTGATGTTGATATCCATGTTGAGCCTTCTGATTTGCCCCACGACGAAATCTATGAACACGTCTATGATAAACTCTATCGTTTTGAGGCTGAAATTCAGGCCCATGAAAAGGGCTATCAGAACCTTATTGATGACAACTACCTTTTGATTGATGCCAAAGGCCGCTACCTCAACAAGGAGGAAATGCTAAAACAGCACCCTGTTCAAACCACTTACCTGACCAATTACCAGATGGCCTCCATCAGTCAAAAGTCCAAGCTGGTCACCTTTGAAATCGGCGATTATGTGCACACCTCCCTCTGGAGAAGGCACGAAGTCTGGCAGGTGGTTTTCCACCAAATTTCAAAAAAACAAGATTAG
- a CDS encoding mannitol-1-phosphate 5-dehydrogenase — translation MKKAVHFGAGNIGRGFIGEILFENDFEIAFVDVNERIIDALNERGSYEIEIAEEGQRHITVSGVCGINNAKHPEEVVAALAEADLVTTAIGPNILPYIAGLVAQGIEARQAAGNHQPLDVLACENMIGGSAFLFEEVKKHLSESGLAFAQEYIGFPNAAVDRIVPAQTHDDPLFVIVEPFNEWVVETRGMKRPSLRLDKVHYEEELEPFIERKLFSVNSGHATSAYTGAHFGATTILEALQNDVVKSKVEAVLGEIRSLLIAKWGFDEAALADYHKIIISRFENPFIVDDVARVARTPIRKLGYDERFIRPIRELRERGLSYDNLLQTVSYIFSYRDETDEQSLQLQTLLQEKPLAEVVAEVTGLTDQTLIDEIVSVLK, via the coding sequence ATGAAAAAAGCAGTACACTTTGGTGCAGGAAATATCGGTAGAGGTTTTATTGGAGAAATTCTCTTTGAGAACGATTTTGAAATCGCCTTTGTTGATGTCAATGAACGAATCATCGATGCCTTGAATGAGCGAGGCAGCTACGAAATCGAAATCGCCGAAGAAGGTCAGCGTCATATCACGGTTTCCGGTGTTTGTGGTATCAACAACGCGAAACATCCAGAGGAGGTCGTAGCCGCTCTTGCGGAAGCTGACTTGGTAACAACAGCTATCGGACCAAACATCCTGCCTTATATCGCTGGTTTGGTTGCTCAAGGAATTGAAGCCAGACAGGCAGCAGGCAACCATCAGCCACTAGATGTCTTGGCCTGTGAAAATATGATTGGTGGCTCAGCCTTTCTTTTTGAAGAAGTTAAAAAGCACCTATCTGAATCAGGTCTAGCCTTTGCCCAAGAGTACATTGGTTTTCCAAATGCAGCAGTGGATAGGATTGTACCTGCCCAGACACATGATGATCCGCTCTTTGTGATTGTTGAGCCCTTCAATGAGTGGGTAGTGGAAACACGCGGGATGAAACGGCCTAGCCTTCGCTTGGACAAGGTTCACTACGAAGAGGAGCTTGAACCCTTCATTGAACGGAAACTCTTCTCTGTTAACTCAGGGCACGCGACCTCGGCCTACACAGGAGCCCACTTTGGAGCCACGACCATCCTAGAAGCCCTACAAAATGATGTTGTAAAATCTAAGGTTGAGGCTGTTTTGGGAGAAATTAGAAGCCTGTTGATTGCCAAATGGGGCTTTGATGAGGCTGCTTTAGCAGACTATCATAAGATTATCATCAGCCGTTTTGAAAATCCATTTATTGTGGACGATGTGGCCCGAGTAGCTCGGACACCGATTCGTAAGCTCGGTTATGATGAGCGCTTTATTCGCCCTATTCGCGAGCTTCGCGAGCGAGGATTGTCCTATGACAACCTCCTGCAAACCGTAAGCTATATCTTTTCCTACCGAGATGAAACAGATGAACAATCCCTCCAGCTTCAAACTCTCTTGCAAGAAAAACCACTTGCCGAAGTGGTCGCAGAAGTGACTGGTCTAACCGACCAAACCCTGATTGACGAAATTGTTTCCGTTTTGAAATAG
- a CDS encoding PTS sugar transporter subunit IIA, producing MEFQQHLIKLNQAFATKEEAIRFCGRQLVDAGHVNEAYVEAMIERDAELSVYMGNFIAIPHGTDAAKKEVRSSGITIVQVPAGVNFGTEEAPKIATVLFGIAGIGDEHLEIIQKISIFCADVDNVVKLADAQSEEEVVQLLNSVG from the coding sequence ATGGAATTTCAACAACACCTAATTAAATTAAACCAAGCTTTTGCAACCAAGGAAGAGGCCATTCGTTTTTGCGGTCGCCAACTGGTTGATGCAGGCCACGTCAATGAAGCTTATGTAGAAGCCATGATTGAGCGGGATGCAGAACTTTCCGTTTACATGGGCAATTTTATCGCTATTCCGCATGGTACAGATGCCGCTAAAAAAGAAGTTCGTTCTTCAGGGATTACCATCGTTCAGGTTCCGGCCGGTGTCAACTTTGGAACAGAAGAAGCTCCCAAAATAGCAACGGTTCTCTTTGGTATCGCTGGTATTGGTGACGAGCATTTGGAAATCATCCAAAAAATTTCTATCTTCTGTGCAGATGTAGACAATGTTGTTAAGTTGGCAGATGCCCAGTCTGAAGAAGAGGTTGTTCAACTATTAAACAGTGTTGGTTAA
- a CDS encoding BglG family transcription antiterminator, whose amino-acid sequence MLLTKREEQLMKAFLQVGKLSLKEMADILQVSSRTVYRTLSDLTISLESQDIQIIKEGKKYYLSGDVAKLTDVQAEESYSASQRLVLMAYQLLTSQNPVTNEQFQERFYVSNVTVIQDIASIEGRMADFGLGLSRQKGYRIEGAAGQKRRFLAILLANAISVQDFWSDCYEGYPLLEKSKVSRARRVFESYQKNLGDIDSTLKEFLIILLSLADNQEHLEHQLQVSKAALEFSQKVFADLAKESKQFYGIQEIIYFATILDELIIKRQEVPLFREQFDSGFYYSISQLVDAISRFTKIDFIKDKLLFRLLFNHIRLSLAVPILFPDYATTNVAYLATQKNPFLHSLVSLLMKDIFPAYIQNEYEYELVTLHFASSLRRSPDIYPIRLLLVTDERPLTTSVLVSKIKSIAPFVELIDVQSTTNLANIRMDQYDYCLSTKPVPHLGLDLISTFPNTQEILELQETLQSIQENRTVLQREEMAIERHYDLQAYLMASAQLLKHFQLTQLDNQPNFDQTVRQIVQELDFVKDKKYLADKLLSRFAVSPLAIPKTNLALIHTQSSQVSNSQFRIVNLAKPVQALSMNNQEEQVQRVLVMLTRLGEEEEIRELLTAISQSIIENNLYTEIYRTGNQEIIYQLLNSIFNEKIKKLEN is encoded by the coding sequence ATGCTACTAACAAAACGAGAAGAACAACTGATGAAAGCTTTCCTCCAGGTAGGAAAGCTTTCATTGAAAGAGATGGCAGATATTTTACAGGTATCGTCACGAACCGTTTACCGTACCCTGTCAGATTTAACCATCAGCCTAGAAAGTCAAGACATTCAGATTATCAAAGAAGGGAAAAAATATTACCTTTCTGGAGATGTGGCAAAGTTAACCGATGTTCAGGCAGAGGAGTCCTATTCAGCCAGCCAGCGCTTGGTATTGATGGCCTACCAACTCTTGACCAGTCAAAACCCCGTTACCAATGAGCAATTTCAGGAGCGTTTCTACGTTTCCAATGTAACAGTCATACAGGATATTGCTAGCATTGAGGGGCGTATGGCGGATTTTGGTTTGGGCTTGTCACGGCAAAAAGGCTATCGGATTGAAGGGGCGGCCGGCCAAAAACGGCGCTTTTTAGCCATCCTCTTAGCCAACGCAATCTCCGTTCAGGATTTTTGGTCTGATTGCTATGAGGGCTATCCTCTCCTAGAGAAAAGCAAGGTAAGTCGAGCTAGAAGAGTCTTTGAAAGCTACCAGAAAAATCTAGGTGATATTGATTCGACACTCAAAGAATTTTTAATTATCCTGCTTAGTCTAGCTGATAATCAAGAGCATTTGGAACATCAGCTACAAGTTTCTAAGGCGGCTCTGGAGTTTTCTCAGAAAGTCTTTGCGGATTTGGCAAAGGAAAGCAAACAGTTTTATGGCATTCAAGAAATTATCTACTTTGCAACAATCCTAGATGAGTTGATTATCAAGCGGCAGGAGGTTCCGCTGTTCAGAGAACAGTTTGACAGTGGTTTTTATTATAGTATTTCTCAGTTAGTAGATGCTATTTCCCGCTTTACCAAGATTGATTTTATCAAGGATAAACTGCTGTTTCGTCTTCTCTTTAATCACATCCGTCTGAGCTTAGCTGTTCCAATCCTATTTCCAGACTATGCCACTACCAATGTAGCCTATTTGGCTACCCAGAAAAATCCTTTCTTACACAGCCTAGTTAGTTTGCTGATGAAGGACATCTTTCCTGCCTATATTCAGAATGAATATGAATACGAACTTGTAACCCTGCACTTTGCTTCCAGTCTGCGTCGGAGTCCAGACATCTATCCCATTCGCTTACTCTTGGTAACGGACGAGCGTCCGCTAACCACCAGTGTTTTGGTATCAAAAATTAAAAGTATTGCCCCTTTTGTAGAGTTGATTGATGTGCAATCAACGACCAATTTGGCCAACATTCGGATGGATCAGTATGATTACTGCCTATCGACCAAGCCTGTTCCGCATCTAGGTTTGGATCTCATCTCAACCTTTCCTAATACGCAGGAGATACTAGAGTTGCAGGAAACCTTGCAGTCTATCCAAGAAAATCGGACAGTTTTGCAGAGAGAAGAGATGGCCATTGAACGTCACTATGACCTACAGGCCTACTTGATGGCCAGTGCCCAGTTGCTCAAGCACTTTCAACTGACACAATTGGACAATCAGCCCAATTTTGATCAGACAGTCCGACAAATTGTGCAGGAACTGGATTTCGTGAAGGATAAGAAGTATTTGGCTGACAAGCTCCTATCCCGATTTGCTGTCAGTCCCTTGGCGATTCCCAAGACCAACCTTGCCCTAATCCATACCCAGTCTAGTCAGGTTTCAAACAGTCAGTTTCGGATTGTTAATCTGGCAAAACCTGTTCAGGCCCTATCCATGAACAATCAGGAGGAGCAGGTTCAGCGAGTCCTTGTCATGCTGACCCGATTAGGGGAGGAAGAAGAAATCCGCGAACTGCTGACAGCGATCAGTCAGTCCATCATTGAAAATAATCTCTATACAGAAATTTACCGGACGGGCAATCAGGAAATCATTTACCAACTGCTCAACTCAATCTTTAATGAAAAAATCAAAAAATTGGAGAACTAA